In one Nitrososphaera viennensis EN76 genomic region, the following are encoded:
- a CDS encoding putative sugar nucleotidyl transferase, with protein MPSIALFEDHHWRNFAPLTLTRATFDLKVGARTFFEECSYAGNAPDALLVRRHLEKVTAERHDGCKINPGALDSDAIFVNGLLHPATLDLPRLSNVNHTFAITSGNRLLVARLSKKSAEYLQKCVEAGKPASIKALAVEKSTDMQGAEGLLSEPWDLIRVLENALAMQTIAAEQQQSSEIMQGAKVLGENAVVAEGAAIEDGTVLDARNGGIYIGPGAYISQSRIVGPAYIGSQTQVKQFSIIEKSYVGRNCRVAGEIEHSIVSDYTNKAHDGFLGHSYVGEWVNLGAMTTTSDLKMTYGNIRIEGHDTGLDKLGSFFADMSKTSIGTLVYSGRRIGVSSHLHGLVAGDVPSFTIYGKGIGAKNVELELASAIETQRKVMPRRGQQMSKAYEQMVKDVFLSTAQERKKAGVRRAKFVV; from the coding sequence ATGCCGTCGATTGCGCTCTTTGAGGACCACCACTGGCGCAACTTTGCCCCGCTTACGCTGACGAGGGCGACCTTTGACCTCAAGGTGGGCGCAAGGACGTTCTTTGAAGAGTGCTCGTACGCCGGCAACGCGCCAGACGCGCTGCTCGTGCGCAGGCACCTTGAAAAGGTGACAGCAGAGCGGCATGACGGCTGCAAGATAAATCCGGGCGCGCTTGATTCAGACGCCATATTTGTGAACGGGCTCTTGCACCCGGCGACCCTTGACCTGCCGCGCCTTTCAAACGTGAACCACACTTTTGCGATAACATCTGGAAACCGGCTGCTGGTGGCCCGCCTTTCAAAAAAGTCTGCAGAATACCTGCAAAAATGCGTCGAGGCCGGCAAGCCTGCCAGCATCAAGGCGCTTGCAGTGGAAAAATCCACGGACATGCAGGGCGCTGAAGGGCTGCTGTCAGAGCCGTGGGACCTGATAAGGGTGCTTGAAAACGCGCTTGCCATGCAAACAATAGCAGCAGAGCAGCAGCAGTCAAGCGAAATAATGCAGGGCGCAAAGGTACTTGGAGAAAACGCGGTGGTGGCAGAAGGCGCAGCAATAGAGGACGGCACGGTGCTTGACGCAAGGAACGGCGGCATCTACATCGGCCCGGGCGCGTACATTTCCCAGAGCAGGATAGTAGGCCCGGCTTACATCGGCTCCCAGACGCAGGTAAAGCAGTTCTCTATAATAGAGAAAAGCTATGTCGGAAGGAACTGCCGCGTCGCCGGCGAGATAGAGCATTCCATAGTTTCCGATTACACGAACAAGGCCCATGACGGGTTTTTGGGCCACTCGTACGTCGGCGAGTGGGTCAACCTCGGTGCCATGACCACCACGTCCGACCTGAAGATGACGTACGGCAACATACGGATTGAAGGTCATGATACGGGCCTTGACAAGCTGGGCTCTTTCTTTGCAGACATGAGCAAGACTTCCATAGGCACGCTCGTCTACAGCGGCCGCAGGATCGGGGTCTCGTCGCACCTCCACGGCCTCGTCGCAGGCGACGTCCCGTCGTTTACGATATACGGGAAGGGCATCGGCGCAAAAAACGTCGAGCTAGAGCTTGCGTCTGCGATAGAGACCCAGAGAAAGGTGATGCCAAGGCGCGGCCAGCAGATGAGCAAGGCGTACGAGCAGATGGTAAAGGACGTGTTCCTTTCGACCGCGCAGGAGAGGAAGAAGGCAGGCGTGCGCAGGGCCAAGTTTGTTGTTTAA